The Bacillota bacterium DNA window ACGATGCCCGCCACGGTGAAGGGGTTGAGCCAGCCGCGGGTGTAGGCCCCGGGCGAGACTCTGAACGCCTGCCCGCATAGTTGAGCGCCGAAGAACGCCAGCACGAAGAAGGCGGCGCGGCCGTTGCCAATCAGCGGAATCTTGATCCCCAAGGCGACGGCCGCCACCACCGCCGCCGACACGATGGCTGGGAAGATCCAGGTCGCACTCTGTCCAGAAGTCGCTTGCATATGCAGTTCAGCCTCCCTTTTGGTTTTCCAACCCCAATTCTGGGGCTAAACCGGGGAGGCTGAAAATCTACCAAAGGATAGATTCGCGGGTTTAGATTCGCGGTTTGCCCGCCTACTTCAGCAGGCCGAGCTCGCGTCCACGGGCCACCGCACCGGTCCGGCTCTGGGCCTCCAGCTTGCGGAAGATGTTGTGCACGTGGGTCTTCACCGTGCCGACTGCCACGACCAGGACGCCGGCGATTTCCCGGTTCGAGGACCCCTTGGCCAGCAGGTTGAGGATCTCGAGTTCGCGCTCGCTCAGGGGTTCGGCGAGCGGTCCGGTGAGCGGCGGGCGCGCCGGTCTGAGCAGGCCGCGAATCTCCTCCAACCGTCCCAGTCGGCCCGCCGCCTCGGCGGCCGCGGCCAGTCGGGCCCCCAGGGCCTCTCCCTCCGCTTCCCGGCCGCTGGCCAATAGCACCCGGGCCAGGGCGATGTGCTCGGCCTCCAGTCGGAAGGAGAAGGGGCCGTTGGCGGTCAGCCCACTCTCCCGGGCCCACCGCCCCGCCGCTTGCAGGTCGCCCAGCGCCAGCCAGGTCTCCACGCGTAGGGCCGCCCGCTCGCTCACCAGGTCGGGCAGCATCGTCCGGTCGCGCGTGGCTGACTCTTCCTCCTCCAGCAATTTCAGGGCTGCACCGGCAGCGCCCCGGGCGAGGCGGACTCGCGCGAGCGACTGGGCCGCGGCGGCGGTCGCGTGAGGGATATTCCAGGCTTGGTTCAGCCTCACCGCTTCCCGGGCTTGCGCCTCCGCCCCCTCCAAATCTCCCCGCAGGCGAAGCACGTCGGCCAGCACGGCACGGAGATTGCCGCACGCCCAGAAGCGCGCCTCACCCCGTTTCTCGATAGCCGACAAGTGGCGGCTGCACAGATCGGCCGCTTCGGTCACCCGGCCCTCAATCAGCCGCATGCGGGCCCACCGGGAGACGGCGACGGAGATCGAGCCGGTCGCCCGATTCGCCACGTCGCGTTCGGCCGTCCGCGCCAGCAAGGCTGCGGCGTGATCGAACTGTCCGCTCATGTAAAGGAGGTATGCCAGGGCCACCTCGGCGCCATTCCGCATGGCCGGGCTTCTCGCTTCCGGTATGTAGTCGGGCGCTTGCAGCATAGGCTCAGTGATCTTGTAGGGTTGTCCGGACAGTACAGCGATATAGGCCCTCAGGAGCTCCGCGAAACTCTGGATGTCGGGGCCTGGCGGGGCCTGGCGGTCGACGGCATCGAGCAGAGCGGAGGCCTTGTCCAGTTGCCCGATCACGCAATTCATCCAGGCCAGACCGGTACAGGACCCCGGCGACCGGCTGATCACGTCCGGCGGAAGTTTGACCATCAGAGCCAGAAAGGCAGGGCTGGCCATCTCCCACCAGCCTTCGGCGTGCCGCTCGACGAGGGCGAGGGTGAGGTCGTGGTCGCCGGCGGACAGGGCGTGCCCCGCCGCCTCCATGGTCAGGCCGTTGTCCGCGCACCAGGTGGCGGCCCGGCCGTGCAGGACCGGTACCAGCGCCGACTCGGTCCTTTGCAGGTAGGTCCGCAGCAGGTCGCCGAACAGGTGGTGAAACCGAAACCAGTGCCGTTCGGGGTCCAGGGGCACCAGGAAGAGGCCCTTCCGCTCGACTTGCTCAAGAAGGGCCCGGCTGTCTGGGAAGCCGGTCACCGCCTCGCAGAGTGGCGCGCTGAGTTGGTCAAGGATCGAGCCCTGCAGCAGAAAGCGGCGCAGGGGCTCGGCCTGCAGGGCGATGACCTCTTCCGCCAGATAGTCGGCGATGTAGCGGTTCTCGCCCGAGAAGGCCGTAATGAACCCGTGGGGGTCCGGGTGGCCTTCCAGGGAGATGGCCGCCATCTGCAGAGCCGCGATCCAGCCCTCGGTCCGCCGCTCCAGGGCGGCGATGTCGTTGGGGGGGAGGTCCAGGCCCATCGAGCGGTTGAGGAACTCCGCCGCCTCGTCGGGCGTGAAGCGCAGGTCGGCCGCCCGCAGCTCGGCCATCTGCCCGTTGGCCCGCAGCCGGGCCAGGGGCCACGGCGGGTCCGACCGGGTCAGGATCAACAGGCGTAGCGAGGCCGGCAGGTGCTCCGCCAGGAAGCCGACGGCCTCGTGGATGGCCGGTGCCTCAATGACGTGGTAATCGTCCAGCACCAGGGCGATGGGACGGTCGGCGGTCGCCTCCGACCCCGACCCCTTGACCGCCGCCTCCAGCCCGTTGACCAGGGGGGCCAGCAGCAGTTCGGGGGATGCGC harbors:
- a CDS encoding LuxR C-terminal-related transcriptional regulator, with translation MITVSYPLLMTKLYLPPVRPNLVRRPRLTARLAAGLQRPLTLISAPAGFGKTTLLSEWRAAAATDEGLAYPMAWLSLDRGDNDPGLFWAYVLAALRTLPGLAGLSDELDAGASPELLLAPLVNGLEAAVKGSGSEATADRPIALVLDDYHVIEAPAIHEAVGFLAEHLPASLRLLILTRSDPPWPLARLRANGQMAELRAADLRFTPDEAAEFLNRSMGLDLPPNDIAALERRTEGWIAALQMAAISLEGHPDPHGFITAFSGENRYIADYLAEEVIALQAEPLRRFLLQGSILDQLSAPLCEAVTGFPDSRALLEQVERKGLFLVPLDPERHWFRFHHLFGDLLRTYLQRTESALVPVLHGRAATWCADNGLTMEAAGHALSAGDHDLTLALVERHAEGWWEMASPAFLALMVKLPPDVISRSPGSCTGLAWMNCVIGQLDKASALLDAVDRQAPPGPDIQSFAELLRAYIAVLSGQPYKITEPMLQAPDYIPEARSPAMRNGAEVALAYLLYMSGQFDHAAALLARTAERDVANRATGSISVAVSRWARMRLIEGRVTEAADLCSRHLSAIEKRGEARFWACGNLRAVLADVLRLRGDLEGAEAQAREAVRLNQAWNIPHATAAAAQSLARVRLARGAAGAALKLLEEEESATRDRTMLPDLVSERAALRVETWLALGDLQAAGRWARESGLTANGPFSFRLEAEHIALARVLLASGREAEGEALGARLAAAAEAAGRLGRLEEIRGLLRPARPPLTGPLAEPLSERELEILNLLAKGSSNREIAGVLVVAVGTVKTHVHNIFRKLEAQSRTGAVARGRELGLLK